From Luteococcus japonicus, one genomic window encodes:
- a CDS encoding energy-coupling factor ABC transporter ATP-binding protein, with product MIIEAQGLGHAYGEGSTRRIVLEGVDVQLTERRIGVIGHNGSGKSTFLRMLNGLVLPSEGKLLVNGMDTAKDAKAIRKLVGFLFTDPDNQIIMPTVAEDVAFGLRKSGLPAEEVNRRVDELLDRFGLLGHRDHPAQLLSGGQKQLQALAAVLITQPEMIVMDEPTTLLDIRNANEIGRIINTVEATVVLATHHLHLLEDFDRVLVFDHGHLVADGDPATSVAHYRALMEA from the coding sequence ATGATCATCGAGGCGCAGGGCCTTGGCCACGCCTACGGCGAGGGCAGCACGCGTCGCATCGTGCTGGAGGGTGTCGACGTGCAGCTCACCGAGCGGCGGATCGGCGTGATCGGCCACAACGGCTCCGGCAAGTCCACCTTCCTGCGGATGCTCAATGGCCTGGTGCTGCCCAGCGAGGGAAAGCTCCTGGTCAACGGGATGGACACAGCCAAGGACGCCAAGGCCATCCGCAAGCTGGTCGGATTCCTGTTCACGGACCCGGACAACCAGATCATCATGCCCACCGTCGCGGAGGACGTCGCCTTCGGGCTGCGCAAGTCCGGTCTTCCTGCCGAGGAAGTGAACCGTCGCGTCGACGAGCTGCTGGACCGCTTCGGCCTGCTCGGCCACCGCGACCACCCCGCCCAGCTGCTCTCCGGCGGGCAGAAGCAGCTGCAGGCCCTGGCCGCGGTGCTCATCACGCAGCCGGAGATGATCGTGATGGACGAGCCCACCACGCTGCTGGACATCCGCAATGCCAACGAGATCGGCCGGATCATCAACACCGTCGAGGCAACCGTCGTGCTCGCCACCCACCACCTGCACCTGCTGGAAGACTTCGACCGGGTACTGGTCTTCGACCACGGACACCTGGTGGCAGACGGAGACCCCGCCACGTCCGTGGCCCACTACCGCGCATTGATGGAGGCCTGA
- a CDS encoding thiolase family protein: MIPVERRPVIVDALRTPIGTSGGALRDVDVTGLLAPVLAELARHSPGPIGEVSIGNVRGPGGNPARVAALAAGLPVDVPAITVDRQCGSGLAALEHSVAMLSGLHEGFHIAGGVQSASTQPWTFWPPTAPDAEPVRYERAPFTPASFGDPDMGVAADLVAAECGITRERQDAYAVRSHQRAVASQAVGLFDDELVALPALDHDERPRAGFTVERLARFRPAFGPGGTCTAANCCGVNDGAAALLLCDGATAQRHGLHGLRVLDVVTAAGRPDRPGLGITAAVGKLVERTGVNLASIDVIDFNEAFAAQVLACLDQLRIDEERNCPQGGAIALGHPWAASGAVQLVRLFTQLVRSPRQPDARLGLAGIAIGGGQGTAMLVEAI; this comes from the coding sequence ATGATTCCCGTCGAGCGGCGACCCGTCATCGTCGATGCACTGCGCACCCCGATCGGCACCAGCGGCGGAGCGCTGCGGGATGTTGACGTCACCGGCCTGCTGGCCCCCGTCCTGGCGGAACTGGCCCGACACAGTCCCGGGCCGATCGGTGAGGTCAGCATCGGCAATGTGCGGGGTCCGGGAGGCAACCCCGCCCGCGTCGCGGCCCTGGCCGCCGGGTTGCCCGTCGACGTCCCCGCCATCACCGTGGACCGCCAGTGTGGTTCCGGGCTGGCCGCCCTCGAGCACAGCGTCGCCATGCTCAGTGGACTGCATGAGGGCTTCCACATCGCCGGGGGAGTGCAGTCCGCCAGTACCCAGCCGTGGACCTTCTGGCCACCCACCGCACCCGACGCCGAGCCCGTCCGCTATGAGCGCGCCCCCTTCACGCCCGCCAGTTTCGGCGACCCGGACATGGGTGTGGCCGCTGACCTGGTGGCCGCGGAGTGCGGCATCACCCGCGAACGCCAGGATGCCTACGCCGTGCGGTCCCACCAGCGAGCCGTCGCCAGCCAGGCCGTGGGCCTCTTCGACGACGAACTCGTCGCCCTGCCTGCCCTGGACCACGACGAGCGGCCCCGTGCCGGATTCACCGTCGAACGGCTGGCCCGCTTCCGCCCCGCCTTCGGCCCCGGCGGCACCTGCACCGCCGCCAACTGCTGCGGCGTCAACGACGGCGCCGCCGCACTGCTGCTCTGCGACGGCGCCACCGCCCAGCGTCACGGCCTGCACGGCTTGCGGGTGCTCGACGTCGTCACCGCCGCGGGGCGCCCGGACCGTCCCGGCCTGGGCATCACCGCCGCCGTCGGCAAGCTCGTCGAGCGCACCGGCGTGAACCTGGCGAGCATCGACGTCATCGACTTCAACGAGGCCTTCGCCGCGCAGGTGCTGGCCTGCCTGGACCAGCTCCGCATCGACGAGGAACGCAACTGCCCACAGGGTGGTGCCATCGCGCTGGGCCACCCGTGGGCCGCCAGCGGTGCGGTACAACTGGTGCGGCTGTTCACCCAACTTGTCCGTTCCCCACGGCAACCGGACGCACGGCTGGGGCTGGCCGGCATCGCCATCGGCGGCGGACAGGGCACCGCGATGCTCGTCGAAGCCATCTGA
- a CDS encoding AMP-binding enzyme, producing MQTVDVLTCPEPVAAFWQAHADGRDIALATSGTTAGQPRVIVRSTASWVGSFGACAARLGLGPECQFWIPGPLRATMNLFAACLATHAGASWSMTRDDATHAQLTPALLRTLLDAEPPAGLHVLVAGDGLEPGLRRAAEERGLLVSHYYGAAELSMVAWGPDSESLELFDEVDAEVRDGVLWVRSPWLSRVQTDGDGFATVGDLAELDGNRLRLLGRPGTVTTAGATVELAPLEVLLQRQATDRVVVFAVPDERLGQLVCCVTTSADLDAVRGWARENLDGGHRPRRWVTYQHLPLTEAGKVDRAALARGLDKLGRRESPERSS from the coding sequence ATGCAGACCGTCGACGTCCTGACCTGTCCGGAGCCGGTGGCGGCCTTCTGGCAGGCGCACGCCGACGGCCGTGACATTGCCCTGGCCACCTCCGGCACCACCGCCGGCCAGCCCCGGGTGATCGTGCGCAGCACCGCCTCCTGGGTGGGTAGCTTCGGCGCCTGCGCCGCGCGGCTGGGTCTGGGGCCGGAGTGCCAGTTCTGGATCCCGGGGCCGCTGCGGGCGACGATGAACCTGTTCGCCGCCTGCCTGGCAACCCATGCGGGGGCCTCCTGGTCCATGACCCGTGACGACGCGACCCATGCCCAGCTCACTCCTGCGCTGCTCCGCACCCTGCTGGACGCCGAGCCGCCCGCCGGGCTGCACGTGCTGGTGGCGGGTGACGGGCTCGAACCCGGTCTGCGCCGCGCCGCGGAGGAACGGGGACTTCTGGTCAGCCACTACTACGGCGCCGCGGAACTCTCGATGGTGGCCTGGGGCCCGGATTCCGAGAGCCTCGAACTCTTCGACGAGGTGGATGCCGAGGTGCGCGACGGGGTGCTGTGGGTGCGCTCACCCTGGCTCTCCCGCGTCCAGACGGATGGTGACGGATTCGCGACCGTCGGGGATCTGGCGGAGCTGGACGGGAACAGGCTGCGGCTGCTCGGCCGCCCCGGAACCGTCACCACCGCCGGTGCCACCGTCGAGCTGGCGCCGCTGGAGGTACTGCTGCAACGGCAGGCCACGGACCGGGTGGTGGTCTTCGCCGTTCCCGACGAACGATTGGGCCAGCTGGTCTGCTGCGTCACCACCTCCGCAGACCTGGATGCCGTGCGCGGCTGGGCACGGGAGAACCTCGACGGCGGGCACCGTCCGCGGCGATGGGTGACCTACCAGCACCTGCCGCTGACCGAGGCGGGGAAGGTGGACCGGGCGGCGCTGGCGAGGGGCCTCGACAAGCTCGGCCGTCGTGAGAGTCCGGAGAGGAGCTCGTGA
- a CDS encoding biotin transporter BioY, which translates to MATAHRSTSRDLALIAVFAAITAALGLLPPISTGLSPVPITAQSLGVMLAGAVLGGRRAALSQVLFLALVAIGLPLLSGGRGGLGVFAGASVGFLLGWAVAAGVIGWLTERRGAPYSVPFGISFNVIGGIVVLYAFGIVGMMLRTKMSLPATLTANAPFLIGDSIKAVLAALVAAGVHRAYPGLLRQR; encoded by the coding sequence ATGGCCACCGCCCACCGTTCCACCTCACGCGACCTCGCGCTGATCGCCGTCTTCGCGGCAATCACGGCCGCCCTTGGCCTGCTGCCGCCCATCAGCACCGGCCTGTCCCCGGTGCCGATCACGGCACAGTCGTTGGGGGTGATGTTGGCCGGCGCTGTCCTGGGCGGTCGCCGCGCAGCACTGTCGCAGGTCCTCTTCCTGGCGCTGGTGGCCATCGGGCTGCCCCTGCTTTCCGGTGGCCGCGGCGGCCTGGGCGTCTTCGCCGGCGCCTCGGTGGGCTTCCTGCTCGGTTGGGCGGTGGCGGCCGGTGTGATCGGGTGGCTCACCGAACGTCGCGGAGCTCCCTACTCAGTGCCCTTCGGTATCTCCTTCAATGTCATCGGCGGCATCGTCGTGCTCTACGCCTTCGGCATCGTCGGCATGATGCTCCGCACCAAGATGTCGCTGCCCGCGACGCTGACCGCCAACGCCCCCTTCCTGATCGGCGACTCCATCAAGGCGGTGCTGGCCGCGCTCGTCGCCGCCGGTGTGCACCGCGCCTACCCCGGCCTGCTGCGCCAGCGCTGA
- a CDS encoding MarR family winged helix-turn-helix transcriptional regulator, which translates to MVNPDESLWLSAEQQRIWRSWLLAVARVDNYLDQDLCRHGLDLAEYEILVVLAEAENRRLRMSELAELVHQSRSRLTHAVARMEKSGWVERCSAPEDRRGVVAVLTDKGYHLLEQAAPNHVAAVRRILVDAADPEDFKALGRVMQAVLAVQD; encoded by the coding sequence ATGGTCAATCCCGACGAATCACTCTGGCTGAGCGCCGAGCAACAACGTATCTGGCGCAGCTGGCTGTTGGCGGTGGCTCGAGTGGACAACTATCTTGACCAAGACCTGTGCCGGCACGGCCTTGACCTCGCCGAGTACGAGATCCTCGTGGTGCTCGCCGAGGCCGAGAACCGGCGCCTGAGGATGAGCGAACTGGCCGAGCTGGTGCACCAGTCCCGCTCCCGCCTCACCCACGCCGTCGCACGGATGGAGAAGTCCGGTTGGGTGGAACGCTGCTCCGCTCCCGAGGACCGCCGCGGCGTCGTCGCCGTCCTCACCGACAAGGGCTACCACCTGCTCGAGCAAGCCGCCCCCAACCACGTTGCCGCCGTCCGACGCATCCTCGTCGACGCCGCCGACCCCGAGGACTTCAAGGCCTTGGGACGAGTCATGCAGGCGGTGCTGGCAGTGCAAGACTGA
- a CDS encoding FAD-binding and (Fe-S)-binding domain-containing protein has protein sequence MTQLSSAQLSSTQPSPLLKDFLAQPGTAECTDSSTLTRAVYSSDGSIYRVVPQAVAQPRTVEELTTVVRAALQVGLPVVPRGAGTSCAGNAVGEGLVIDVARHLNTIGTIDPEARTAVVQPGVVQQNLQVAARPHGLRFGPDPSTATRCTIGGMIGNNACGPRALGYGRSADNVVALDVITGTGELIRLGEGGSDAAPLPGLRDLVAANLGTIRTEFGHFSRQVSGYSLEHLLPEKGFDVAKFFSGTEGTLGIITGATVRLVADAPVSMMVALGYASMPEAADEMPTILKHSPVACEGMDRRIYDVVERQHGAAALPDLPRGDGWIFVELVGEDEASVRERCHALVADCHALEGWVVEDKALAAKLWKIRADGAGLAGVSLANPAYAGWEDAAVPPAKLGAYLRDFDALLTDHGLQGLPYGHFGDGCVHCRIDFPLGKADGPRKYREFVEQAAALAARHGGSMSGEHGDGRARSALLPAMYSPDALGLFGQVKELFDPKNLLNPGVLVDPVPVEADIRVAATINSPLRLEDPDFVTAVHQCTGVGKCLADSTAGGGVMCPSFQATRNEKDATRGRARVLQEMVNGSLVSQGWRSPEVHEALDLCLSCKGCSSDCPTGIDMPSYKSRVLYESYKGRLRPMSHYALGWLPRWGRLVTKVPGVGAIANLGTQLPGTKHLIRWAAGVDQRRPMPEFRVAGSARKQFTTIPELVEGTMAEPVTTMAEPVEATQHTDDTTPSPYEKPEATTVAEPVEALRKECVIWVDSFTDAFVGNQLAGLVQTLVRAGFEPRVLQENACCGLTWITTGQLDGARKQLRNALDILHPIVEAGIPIVGLEPSCMAVWRSDAKELLHGDERVQPVADGIHTLAELLSTVEDLELPDLSGHTVIAQPHCHHASVLGWAADAAILERTGAEVITLGGCCGLAGNFGVEKGHYEVSVKVAEHDLLPALHKHPDAIVLADGFSCRKQVKDLEARDAMTLGELLAAHR, from the coding sequence GTGACCCAGCTCAGTTCCGCCCAGCTCAGTTCCACGCAGCCCAGCCCCCTGCTCAAGGACTTCCTCGCCCAGCCCGGCACCGCGGAGTGCACTGACAGTTCCACCCTCACCCGGGCGGTCTACTCCTCTGACGGGTCGATCTACCGGGTCGTGCCGCAGGCCGTGGCCCAACCGCGAACCGTCGAGGAACTGACCACCGTGGTGCGCGCCGCCCTGCAGGTGGGGCTGCCCGTGGTACCGCGTGGGGCGGGCACTTCCTGTGCCGGCAATGCCGTCGGCGAGGGCCTGGTCATCGACGTCGCACGGCACCTGAACACCATCGGCACGATCGATCCCGAGGCCCGCACTGCCGTCGTGCAACCGGGCGTCGTGCAGCAGAACCTCCAGGTGGCCGCTCGCCCGCACGGCCTGCGCTTCGGACCGGATCCGTCGACGGCCACGCGCTGCACCATCGGCGGCATGATCGGCAACAATGCCTGCGGCCCGCGCGCCCTGGGTTATGGCCGCAGCGCGGACAATGTGGTGGCCCTCGACGTCATCACCGGCACCGGTGAGCTCATCCGGCTGGGCGAGGGCGGCAGCGATGCCGCTCCCCTGCCCGGGTTGCGTGACCTGGTTGCGGCCAACCTGGGCACCATCCGCACCGAGTTCGGCCACTTCTCCCGCCAGGTCTCCGGCTACTCGCTGGAGCACCTGCTGCCGGAGAAGGGCTTCGACGTCGCCAAGTTCTTCAGCGGCACCGAGGGGACGCTCGGCATCATCACCGGTGCGACGGTGCGGCTGGTGGCCGACGCCCCGGTGAGCATGATGGTGGCGCTGGGCTACGCGTCGATGCCGGAAGCAGCCGACGAGATGCCCACCATCCTCAAGCACTCCCCTGTGGCCTGCGAGGGCATGGACCGCAGGATCTACGACGTCGTCGAGCGCCAGCACGGGGCCGCCGCCCTGCCCGACCTGCCGCGCGGCGACGGGTGGATCTTCGTCGAGCTGGTCGGCGAAGACGAGGCCAGCGTGCGGGAACGCTGCCATGCCCTGGTGGCGGACTGCCACGCCCTGGAGGGCTGGGTGGTGGAGGACAAGGCGCTGGCCGCGAAGTTGTGGAAGATCCGCGCCGACGGTGCCGGACTGGCCGGGGTCAGCCTGGCCAACCCCGCCTACGCCGGTTGGGAGGATGCCGCCGTCCCGCCCGCCAAGCTCGGCGCCTACCTGCGGGACTTCGACGCACTGCTGACCGACCACGGACTGCAGGGCCTGCCCTACGGCCACTTCGGCGACGGCTGCGTGCACTGCCGGATCGACTTCCCGCTGGGCAAGGCCGACGGCCCCCGCAAGTACCGCGAGTTCGTGGAGCAGGCGGCGGCGCTGGCCGCCCGCCACGGCGGTTCGATGAGCGGTGAGCACGGCGACGGCCGGGCCCGCTCCGCGCTGCTTCCCGCGATGTACTCCCCCGACGCGCTGGGCCTGTTCGGCCAGGTCAAGGAGCTCTTCGACCCGAAGAACCTGCTCAACCCGGGCGTGCTCGTCGATCCGGTTCCCGTCGAGGCGGACATCCGCGTCGCCGCGACCATCAATTCCCCGCTACGCCTGGAGGACCCGGACTTCGTGACCGCCGTGCACCAGTGCACCGGCGTCGGCAAGTGCCTGGCCGACTCCACCGCCGGTGGCGGCGTGATGTGCCCCTCCTTCCAGGCCACCCGCAACGAGAAGGACGCCACCCGTGGCCGGGCGCGCGTGCTGCAGGAGATGGTCAACGGTTCGCTGGTCAGCCAGGGCTGGCGGTCGCCTGAGGTGCACGAGGCGCTGGATCTCTGCCTGAGCTGCAAGGGCTGCTCGTCGGACTGCCCAACGGGGATCGACATGCCCTCCTACAAGTCGCGGGTGCTGTACGAGAGCTACAAGGGCCGGCTTCGTCCGATGAGCCACTATGCGCTGGGCTGGCTGCCGCGATGGGGCCGGTTGGTGACCAAGGTTCCCGGGGTGGGTGCCATCGCCAACCTGGGTACCCAGTTGCCCGGCACCAAGCACCTGATCCGCTGGGCCGCCGGGGTGGACCAGCGTCGCCCGATGCCCGAGTTCCGCGTTGCCGGCAGTGCCCGCAAGCAGTTCACCACGATCCCCGAGCTTGTCGAGGGGACGATGGCCGAGCCCGTCACCACGATGGCCGAGCCTGTCGAGGCCACCCAGCACACCGACGACACGACACCCAGCCCCTACGAGAAGCCCGAGGCGACCACGGTGGCCGAGCCTGTCGAGGCCCTTCGCAAGGAGTGCGTCATCTGGGTGGACTCCTTCACCGATGCCTTCGTCGGCAACCAGCTCGCCGGTCTGGTGCAGACGCTGGTCCGCGCCGGTTTCGAGCCGCGGGTGCTGCAGGAGAATGCCTGCTGCGGTCTGACCTGGATCACCACCGGTCAGCTCGACGGCGCGCGCAAGCAGCTGCGCAATGCGCTGGACATCCTCCATCCGATCGTGGAGGCGGGGATCCCGATCGTCGGGTTGGAGCCCAGCTGCATGGCCGTGTGGCGCAGCGACGCCAAGGAGCTGCTGCACGGCGACGAGCGGGTGCAGCCGGTGGCCGACGGCATCCACACCCTGGCGGAGCTGCTGTCCACCGTCGAGGACCTGGAGCTGCCGGACCTGTCGGGGCACACCGTCATCGCGCAGCCGCACTGCCACCATGCGTCGGTGCTGGGCTGGGCCGCCGATGCCGCCATCCTGGAGCGGACCGGCGCCGAGGTCATCACGCTGGGCGGCTGCTGTGGTCTGGCCGGCAACTTCGGCGTCGAGAAGGGTCACTACGAGGTGAGCGTGAAGGTGGCCGAGCACGACCTGCTGCCCGCCCTGCACAAGCACCCCGATGCGATCGTGCTGGCCGACGGCTTCAGCTGCCGCAAGCAGGTCAAGGACCTGGAGGCCCGTGACGCGATGACCCTCGGCGAGCTGCTGGCGGCACATCGCTGA
- a CDS encoding TetR/AcrR family transcriptional regulator, with protein MDTRERLVRAAQESFAVRGYDATSIRRLAQVVGIKESSVYKHFRSKEEILAAVLDRARDQMESTAAGLQVSFTDPTRAADQLAGLGSDSLLHVAQALMDAWLHDPDVVVARRVLTLEQYRTPEVGRRLRDWMVNDAVAHQSILFAALMEQGLFLAADPRAVALAFWGPVLAILIAAEAGDEELARERLRLHVEHFTTTHVVERAAS; from the coding sequence ATGGACACGAGGGAACGGCTGGTCCGGGCAGCGCAGGAGTCCTTCGCCGTGCGCGGCTACGATGCGACGTCGATCCGCCGGCTGGCGCAGGTCGTCGGGATCAAGGAGAGTTCGGTCTACAAGCACTTCCGCAGCAAGGAGGAGATCCTGGCTGCAGTCCTGGACCGAGCGCGCGACCAGATGGAAAGCACCGCCGCTGGCCTGCAGGTCTCCTTCACCGATCCGACGCGGGCGGCCGACCAGCTGGCCGGGTTGGGCTCGGATTCCCTGCTGCATGTGGCCCAGGCCCTGATGGACGCGTGGCTGCATGATCCCGACGTGGTCGTGGCACGCCGGGTGCTCACCCTGGAGCAGTACCGCACACCCGAGGTCGGGCGACGACTGCGGGACTGGATGGTCAACGATGCCGTCGCCCACCAGAGCATCCTCTTCGCCGCGCTGATGGAGCAGGGGCTCTTCCTTGCGGCCGATCCCCGGGCTGTCGCCTTGGCCTTCTGGGGCCCCGTGCTCGCGATCCTCATCGCCGCGGAGGCCGGCGACGAGGAGTTGGCCCGTGAACGGTTGCGGCTCCACGTCGAGCACTTCACCACGACCCACGTCGTCGAAAGGGCAGCATCATGA
- a CDS encoding DsbA family oxidoreductase, translating to MEIDIWSDIACPWCFIGLTRFQKALDGFEHRDEVSVRLHSYQLDPSLPDTFAGTEADYLATSKQMPKAQVEQMFEQVRAAGATEGLVLDFDRVQVANSGRAHRLLHAARVEDQQGDTMHRLKMALLKAHFTDGESTGDPEVLVRLAVEAGLEEDAARTAVGDGPVAEKLDQAVQNDINLAGQLGIQGVPFFVLANKYGISGAQPAETFDQALHQVWDELHPRVQPLAVPGLEGLDATGPSCGPDGCA from the coding sequence ATGGAGATTGACATCTGGTCCGACATTGCCTGCCCGTGGTGCTTCATCGGGCTCACCCGTTTCCAGAAGGCACTCGATGGCTTCGAGCACCGCGACGAGGTGAGCGTGCGTCTGCACAGCTACCAGCTGGACCCGTCGCTTCCCGATACCTTCGCCGGAACCGAAGCCGACTACCTGGCTACCAGCAAGCAGATGCCGAAGGCCCAGGTGGAGCAGATGTTCGAGCAGGTGCGCGCCGCCGGCGCCACCGAGGGCCTCGTGCTGGACTTCGATCGCGTGCAGGTGGCGAACAGTGGCCGGGCCCATCGGCTCTTGCATGCCGCGCGCGTCGAGGACCAGCAGGGCGACACGATGCACCGGCTGAAGATGGCGCTGCTCAAGGCCCACTTCACCGACGGGGAGTCCACCGGCGATCCGGAGGTGTTGGTGCGGCTGGCCGTCGAGGCGGGCCTCGAGGAGGATGCCGCTCGCACTGCCGTCGGCGACGGCCCTGTGGCCGAGAAACTCGACCAGGCCGTCCAGAACGACATCAACCTCGCCGGTCAGCTGGGCATCCAGGGTGTGCCCTTCTTCGTGCTCGCCAACAAGTACGGCATCTCCGGCGCCCAGCCGGCCGAGACCTTCGACCAGGCGCTGCACCAGGTCTGGGACGAGCTGCACCCTCGTGTCCAGCCACTCGCTGTTCCCGGGCTGGAGGGTCTGGACGCCACGGGACCCAGCTGTGGGCCCGACGGTTGCGCCTGA
- a CDS encoding DUF3800 domain-containing protein has protein sequence MRLVYVDDSGTEISGIACFSWIEVPEQVWSPVLGAWLDYRDDLWRHHGVGKTVEIHSTSFTNGRGRPSCNDQFNASKAARRRVFERGLEVLAARPEVQVGSVYGRTKGRRGDYRDERMRVYQELVLLLDERMRFRGERALVVMDGDGTDTGYAVAHRALRRSTRHVEEDPLFQHSDRSHWLQMADMVAYSAYQEVLGHPSKAFAHDWYPRFRPQDVLGGPWQV, from the coding sequence ATGAGGCTCGTCTACGTCGACGACTCGGGGACGGAGATCTCGGGCATCGCCTGTTTCAGCTGGATCGAGGTGCCCGAGCAGGTCTGGTCACCCGTGCTCGGCGCCTGGCTCGACTATCGCGACGACCTGTGGCGGCACCACGGAGTCGGCAAGACCGTCGAGATCCACTCGACCAGCTTCACCAATGGGCGTGGCCGGCCGTCGTGCAATGACCAGTTCAACGCCTCCAAGGCAGCCCGACGCCGGGTCTTCGAGCGAGGGCTGGAGGTCTTGGCCGCCAGGCCCGAGGTGCAGGTGGGCAGCGTCTATGGCCGCACGAAGGGACGCCGGGGTGACTACCGCGACGAACGGATGCGGGTCTACCAGGAGCTCGTCCTGTTGCTGGATGAACGGATGCGATTCCGGGGTGAGCGCGCCCTGGTGGTGATGGATGGCGACGGCACGGACACCGGTTATGCCGTAGCGCACCGAGCGTTGCGTCGCAGCACCAGACATGTGGAGGAGGACCCACTCTTCCAGCACTCGGACCGCAGCCACTGGCTGCAGATGGCGGACATGGTGGCCTATTCGGCCTACCAGGAGGTCCTGGGGCACCCGTCGAAGGCCTTCGCCCACGACTGGTACCCGCGCTTTCGCCCGCAGGACGTCCTGGGCGGTCCATGGCAGGTGTGA
- a CDS encoding IS110 family transposase, translated as MTIIPEPHHHVAGIDSHTETIHIAVITATGLEVDDHEFTTTTGYRKAVAWLVEHGPIAAVGIEGTSSYGIGITAALRAAGITVIEVNRTRPAERRKHGKTDRLDAYRAARCVISGEAATHPKHDSIEPLRALLVTRRSANKALQACWRQIRSLLVNAPATLRDKYRQTSRDKLIRHLAASRPDQIHDAAQALTMRALRSLARRHQFLHDELVDLEAQLDELTTTKNPGLRAMHGVGPVTAAVLLVTAGDNPARLATPAGFAALCGTSPIPVSSGKTQRHRLSRGGDRQANWALHQIVKVRMVHDQRTRDYRDKHLDAGWTLAAVYRALKRAVAREVFRALTGNCEIPNYTDLRPARQAKKLTLTHAAQHFNVWPAHISEIELGKRRDDTLAQNYREWLQAA; from the coding sequence ATGACCATCATCCCAGAGCCCCACCACCACGTCGCAGGAATCGACTCCCACACCGAGACCATCCACATCGCGGTCATCACCGCCACCGGGCTCGAGGTCGACGACCACGAGTTCACCACCACTACCGGCTACCGCAAGGCAGTGGCCTGGCTGGTCGAGCACGGACCTATTGCAGCTGTCGGCATCGAGGGCACCTCCAGCTACGGCATCGGCATCACAGCAGCACTACGAGCCGCGGGCATCACCGTCATCGAGGTCAACCGCACCCGCCCCGCCGAACGCCGCAAGCACGGCAAGACCGACCGCCTCGACGCCTACCGCGCCGCCCGCTGCGTGATCTCTGGAGAAGCGGCCACCCATCCCAAACACGACTCCATCGAGCCCCTTCGAGCCCTGCTGGTCACTCGACGCAGCGCCAACAAGGCCCTCCAAGCCTGCTGGCGCCAAATCCGCAGCCTCTTGGTCAACGCACCCGCCACGCTCCGAGACAAATACCGCCAAACCAGCCGCGACAAGCTCATCCGTCATCTCGCTGCCAGCCGCCCCGACCAGATCCATGACGCCGCCCAGGCCCTCACCATGCGAGCCCTGCGATCCCTGGCCCGACGCCACCAGTTCCTGCACGACGAACTGGTCGACCTGGAAGCCCAGCTCGACGAACTCACCACAACCAAGAACCCCGGGCTGCGCGCCATGCACGGAGTCGGGCCGGTCACTGCCGCTGTCCTGCTGGTCACGGCCGGCGACAATCCCGCCCGCCTCGCCACCCCTGCCGGGTTCGCGGCGCTCTGCGGTACCAGCCCGATCCCCGTGTCCTCGGGCAAGACCCAACGCCACCGCCTCTCACGCGGCGGCGACAGGCAGGCCAACTGGGCGCTCCACCAAATCGTGAAGGTCCGCATGGTCCACGACCAACGCACCCGCGACTATCGCGACAAGCACCTCGACGCGGGCTGGACCCTCGCAGCGGTCTACCGGGCACTGAAACGCGCCGTCGCCAGAGAAGTGTTCCGCGCACTCACCGGCAACTGCGAGATCCCGAACTACACAGACCTGCGACCAGCCCGCCAGGCCAAGAAACTCACCCTCACCCACGCCGCCCAGCACTTCAACGTCTGGCCCGCCCACATCTCCGAGATCGAACTCGGCAAACGCCGAGACGACACCCTGGCCCAGAACTACCGAGAATGGCTCCAAGCCGCTTGA